A single genomic interval of Peromyscus leucopus breed LL Stock chromosome 7, UCI_PerLeu_2.1, whole genome shotgun sequence harbors:
- the LOC114690221 gene encoding NXPE family member 2-like isoform X2 codes for MTALRTLLALFPNAPARKLLLMVLFIFVFWVVFMTSKDHTKFLFRFNNPITLRQWHIFKEFLHSEGLPNTSAPTAEVELMVMDILEKLNRQIPPRPFANLSTTTSAKESTATILNPRGKYCVGDRLHVLLVAKDHFGRRKEYGGDFLRTRIFSPALKAGASGKVTDFNNGTYLISFTLFWEGPVSLSILLMHPSEGVSALWRARNQGYDRIIFTGQFLNGTSPVFTKCGLTLNTDAEQCQYLDARDNEAFYCLKPPNVPCEALTHMKTKNSNVSYLSIKEHLLFQRSNMAVEVIKNLAITVSPCSRNEIKKKKCQIGMKAPFPSGYIFKGRWISTFCKQNEFSQMQEINNCLTRKLIYLMGDSTLRQWVYYLQKAAKTLTFFDLHGTGLFQTHVLLDINQHILIQWKKHSHPFVTQTLYSLKDDNYIPREIDQVAGDSRTAIVITLGQHFRPFPINIFIRRVINVKKAIERLFLRSPETKVIIKTENTREVSENAEIFSDFHGNIQNLILRHIFRDLNVGIIDAWDMTIAYCSENTHPPDNVIAGQIAMFLTYIC; via the exons TTTTTGTTTCGCTTTAACAACCCCATCACTCTGAGACAATGGCACATCTTCAAGGAGTTTTTGCACTCCGAAGGGCTTCCGAACACATCAGCCCCAACGGCAGAGGTGGAGCTGATGGTCATGGACATCCTGGAGAAGTTAAACCGGCAGATCCCACCCAGACCCTTTGCCAAcctcagcaccaccaccagcgcCAAAGAGAGCACGGCCACCATCCTCAACCCTCGTGGCAAATACTGCGTAGGTGACCGGCTGCACGTCCTGCTGGTAGCCAAGGACCACTTTGGTCGCAGGAAGGAGTATGGTGGGGACTTCCTGAGAACCAGGAtattctccccagccctgaaggcaggagcttcTGGAAAGGTGACAGACTTCAACAATGGCACCTACCTGATCAGCTTCACTCTGTTCTGGGAGGGCCCGGTCTCCCTGTCTATTCTTCTCATGCATCCCAGTGAAGGGGTGTCAGCTCTCTGGAGAGCAAGGAACCAAGGCTATGATAGAATCATCTTCACTGGCCAGTTTCTTAATGGCACCTCCCCTGTTTTCACTAAATGTGGCCTGACCTTAAACACAGATGCCGAGCAGTGTCAATATCTGGATGCTCGGGATAACGAAGCCTTCTACTGCTTGAAGCCTCCAAATGTTCCCTGCGAGGCCCTGACCCACATGAAAACCAAGAATAGTAATGTCTCCTACCTCAGCATTAAGGAACACCTACTTTTCCAGAG GTCCAACATGGCAGTTGAAGTGATAAAGAATTTGGCCATCACAGTCTCGCCATGTAGCA ggaatgaaatcaagaaaaagaagtgtCAAATTGGAATGAAGGCTCCTTTCCCCAGTGGCTATATTTTCAAAGGAAGGTGGATTTCAACATTTTGCAAACAGAATGAGTTCAGTCAGATGCAAGAGATAAATAATTGCTTGACAAGAAAACTGATTTACCTCATGGGTGATTCCACACTGCGCCAATGGGTGTACTACCTACAAAAAGCTGCaaaaa CCCTGACATTTTTTGACCTGCATGGAACTGGGTTATTTCAAACTCATGTTCTTCTGGATATTAATCAACATATTTTGATACAGTGGAAAAAACACAGCCATCCCTTTGTTACTCAAACGTTGTACTCTTTGAAAGATGACAACTATATCCCACGGGAAATTGACCAGGTGGCAGGAGACAGTCGCACAGCAATTGTTATTACTTTGGGCCAACACTTCAGACCCTTTCCCATCAACATTTTCATCCGTAGGGTCATCAATGTCAAAAAGGCCATAGAGAGACTGTTCTTACGAAGCCCGGAGACCAAGGTGATAATTAAGACCGAAAATACCAGAGAAGTAAGTGAAAATGCAGAGATATTCAGTGACTTCCATGGCAACATTCAGAATCTTATTTTAAGGCACATTTTCAGGGACCTTAATGTGGGAATTATTGATGCTTGGGACATGACCATTGCATATTGCAGTGAGAACACCCATCCACCTGACAACGTGATTGCAGGTCAAATTGCTATGTTCTTAACCTACATTTGCTAG
- the LOC114690221 gene encoding NXPE family member 2-like isoform X1 yields MTCVLIPRTLLALFPNAPARKLLLMVLFIFVFWVVFMTSKDHTKFLFRFNNPITLRQWHIFKEFLHSEGLPNTSAPTAEVELMVMDILEKLNRQIPPRPFANLSTTTSAKESTATILNPRGKYCVGDRLHVLLVAKDHFGRRKEYGGDFLRTRIFSPALKAGASGKVTDFNNGTYLISFTLFWEGPVSLSILLMHPSEGVSALWRARNQGYDRIIFTGQFLNGTSPVFTKCGLTLNTDAEQCQYLDARDNEAFYCLKPPNVPCEALTHMKTKNSNVSYLSIKEHLLFQRSNMAVEVIKNLAITVSPCSRNEIKKKKCQIGMKAPFPSGYIFKGRWISTFCKQNEFSQMQEINNCLTRKLIYLMGDSTLRQWVYYLQKAAKTLTFFDLHGTGLFQTHVLLDINQHILIQWKKHSHPFVTQTLYSLKDDNYIPREIDQVAGDSRTAIVITLGQHFRPFPINIFIRRVINVKKAIERLFLRSPETKVIIKTENTREVSENAEIFSDFHGNIQNLILRHIFRDLNVGIIDAWDMTIAYCSENTHPPDNVIAGQIAMFLTYIC; encoded by the exons TTTTTGTTTCGCTTTAACAACCCCATCACTCTGAGACAATGGCACATCTTCAAGGAGTTTTTGCACTCCGAAGGGCTTCCGAACACATCAGCCCCAACGGCAGAGGTGGAGCTGATGGTCATGGACATCCTGGAGAAGTTAAACCGGCAGATCCCACCCAGACCCTTTGCCAAcctcagcaccaccaccagcgcCAAAGAGAGCACGGCCACCATCCTCAACCCTCGTGGCAAATACTGCGTAGGTGACCGGCTGCACGTCCTGCTGGTAGCCAAGGACCACTTTGGTCGCAGGAAGGAGTATGGTGGGGACTTCCTGAGAACCAGGAtattctccccagccctgaaggcaggagcttcTGGAAAGGTGACAGACTTCAACAATGGCACCTACCTGATCAGCTTCACTCTGTTCTGGGAGGGCCCGGTCTCCCTGTCTATTCTTCTCATGCATCCCAGTGAAGGGGTGTCAGCTCTCTGGAGAGCAAGGAACCAAGGCTATGATAGAATCATCTTCACTGGCCAGTTTCTTAATGGCACCTCCCCTGTTTTCACTAAATGTGGCCTGACCTTAAACACAGATGCCGAGCAGTGTCAATATCTGGATGCTCGGGATAACGAAGCCTTCTACTGCTTGAAGCCTCCAAATGTTCCCTGCGAGGCCCTGACCCACATGAAAACCAAGAATAGTAATGTCTCCTACCTCAGCATTAAGGAACACCTACTTTTCCAGAG GTCCAACATGGCAGTTGAAGTGATAAAGAATTTGGCCATCACAGTCTCGCCATGTAGCA ggaatgaaatcaagaaaaagaagtgtCAAATTGGAATGAAGGCTCCTTTCCCCAGTGGCTATATTTTCAAAGGAAGGTGGATTTCAACATTTTGCAAACAGAATGAGTTCAGTCAGATGCAAGAGATAAATAATTGCTTGACAAGAAAACTGATTTACCTCATGGGTGATTCCACACTGCGCCAATGGGTGTACTACCTACAAAAAGCTGCaaaaa CCCTGACATTTTTTGACCTGCATGGAACTGGGTTATTTCAAACTCATGTTCTTCTGGATATTAATCAACATATTTTGATACAGTGGAAAAAACACAGCCATCCCTTTGTTACTCAAACGTTGTACTCTTTGAAAGATGACAACTATATCCCACGGGAAATTGACCAGGTGGCAGGAGACAGTCGCACAGCAATTGTTATTACTTTGGGCCAACACTTCAGACCCTTTCCCATCAACATTTTCATCCGTAGGGTCATCAATGTCAAAAAGGCCATAGAGAGACTGTTCTTACGAAGCCCGGAGACCAAGGTGATAATTAAGACCGAAAATACCAGAGAAGTAAGTGAAAATGCAGAGATATTCAGTGACTTCCATGGCAACATTCAGAATCTTATTTTAAGGCACATTTTCAGGGACCTTAATGTGGGAATTATTGATGCTTGGGACATGACCATTGCATATTGCAGTGAGAACACCCATCCACCTGACAACGTGATTGCAGGTCAAATTGCTATGTTCTTAACCTACATTTGCTAG
- the LOC114690221 gene encoding NXPE family member 2-like isoform X3 produces MVLFIFVFWVVFMTSKDHTKFLFRFNNPITLRQWHIFKEFLHSEGLPNTSAPTAEVELMVMDILEKLNRQIPPRPFANLSTTTSAKESTATILNPRGKYCVGDRLHVLLVAKDHFGRRKEYGGDFLRTRIFSPALKAGASGKVTDFNNGTYLISFTLFWEGPVSLSILLMHPSEGVSALWRARNQGYDRIIFTGQFLNGTSPVFTKCGLTLNTDAEQCQYLDARDNEAFYCLKPPNVPCEALTHMKTKNSNVSYLSIKEHLLFQRSNMAVEVIKNLAITVSPCSRNEIKKKKCQIGMKAPFPSGYIFKGRWISTFCKQNEFSQMQEINNCLTRKLIYLMGDSTLRQWVYYLQKAAKTLTFFDLHGTGLFQTHVLLDINQHILIQWKKHSHPFVTQTLYSLKDDNYIPREIDQVAGDSRTAIVITLGQHFRPFPINIFIRRVINVKKAIERLFLRSPETKVIIKTENTREVSENAEIFSDFHGNIQNLILRHIFRDLNVGIIDAWDMTIAYCSENTHPPDNVIAGQIAMFLTYIC; encoded by the exons TTTTTGTTTCGCTTTAACAACCCCATCACTCTGAGACAATGGCACATCTTCAAGGAGTTTTTGCACTCCGAAGGGCTTCCGAACACATCAGCCCCAACGGCAGAGGTGGAGCTGATGGTCATGGACATCCTGGAGAAGTTAAACCGGCAGATCCCACCCAGACCCTTTGCCAAcctcagcaccaccaccagcgcCAAAGAGAGCACGGCCACCATCCTCAACCCTCGTGGCAAATACTGCGTAGGTGACCGGCTGCACGTCCTGCTGGTAGCCAAGGACCACTTTGGTCGCAGGAAGGAGTATGGTGGGGACTTCCTGAGAACCAGGAtattctccccagccctgaaggcaggagcttcTGGAAAGGTGACAGACTTCAACAATGGCACCTACCTGATCAGCTTCACTCTGTTCTGGGAGGGCCCGGTCTCCCTGTCTATTCTTCTCATGCATCCCAGTGAAGGGGTGTCAGCTCTCTGGAGAGCAAGGAACCAAGGCTATGATAGAATCATCTTCACTGGCCAGTTTCTTAATGGCACCTCCCCTGTTTTCACTAAATGTGGCCTGACCTTAAACACAGATGCCGAGCAGTGTCAATATCTGGATGCTCGGGATAACGAAGCCTTCTACTGCTTGAAGCCTCCAAATGTTCCCTGCGAGGCCCTGACCCACATGAAAACCAAGAATAGTAATGTCTCCTACCTCAGCATTAAGGAACACCTACTTTTCCAGAG GTCCAACATGGCAGTTGAAGTGATAAAGAATTTGGCCATCACAGTCTCGCCATGTAGCA ggaatgaaatcaagaaaaagaagtgtCAAATTGGAATGAAGGCTCCTTTCCCCAGTGGCTATATTTTCAAAGGAAGGTGGATTTCAACATTTTGCAAACAGAATGAGTTCAGTCAGATGCAAGAGATAAATAATTGCTTGACAAGAAAACTGATTTACCTCATGGGTGATTCCACACTGCGCCAATGGGTGTACTACCTACAAAAAGCTGCaaaaa CCCTGACATTTTTTGACCTGCATGGAACTGGGTTATTTCAAACTCATGTTCTTCTGGATATTAATCAACATATTTTGATACAGTGGAAAAAACACAGCCATCCCTTTGTTACTCAAACGTTGTACTCTTTGAAAGATGACAACTATATCCCACGGGAAATTGACCAGGTGGCAGGAGACAGTCGCACAGCAATTGTTATTACTTTGGGCCAACACTTCAGACCCTTTCCCATCAACATTTTCATCCGTAGGGTCATCAATGTCAAAAAGGCCATAGAGAGACTGTTCTTACGAAGCCCGGAGACCAAGGTGATAATTAAGACCGAAAATACCAGAGAAGTAAGTGAAAATGCAGAGATATTCAGTGACTTCCATGGCAACATTCAGAATCTTATTTTAAGGCACATTTTCAGGGACCTTAATGTGGGAATTATTGATGCTTGGGACATGACCATTGCATATTGCAGTGAGAACACCCATCCACCTGACAACGTGATTGCAGGTCAAATTGCTATGTTCTTAACCTACATTTGCTAG